A stretch of DNA from Thermanaerosceptrum fracticalcis:
AATCAGTGATTTAACATCTAATACTTTTTTCTCCAGCATCTTTAGTACCAGGTCCCAGCTGGTAGAGGAAGAACTGTAGCTGAAGATCACCTGAATGGCCTTAAACACCGAAGTTTTCCATTTAACCTGAATATATTCTTCTCCCGGAATACCGATGACGCACATTTTACCATGTTTCCGCAACATCTCGATACCCATATTGATGGCAGACACAGCGCCGGCTCCTTCCACAACCAGGTCTACTCCCAGTCCCCCTGTTAGCTCTTGGACCAACTGCAGGGGGTCTTCTTTCTGGCAGTTCACTACATAATCAGCACCAAGCTTTTTTGCCAGTGGCAGTCTTACTTCTTCGTCAGCAGTGGTCCCTACCACCATAATCTTACCGGCTCCGGCAATTTTAGCCATCTGCAAAGCCAACAAACCTACGGGGCCAGGACCCATGATCACTACAAAATCGCCCACATTGACCCTGGTTCTTTCCAGCAAGGCATGAACCACAATAGCCGAAGGTTCAACTAAAGCTGCTTCCTCATCTGACACAGTATCGGGAACCTGGTGCAGCAAATGATAGGGCATTTTAATGTAATCAGCACAGGCCCCGTCGATGCCATGGCCCGGTGAGGTCTTCTGGGGACAGATATGGGCATTACCGGTCTTACAATATACACAGGTTCCACAGGCTTTTACACTAAGTTCAGAAACAACCCGGGTTCCTTCGGAGAATCCCTGGACTTTACTGCCCCGTTTTACTACAACACCGCTAAATTCATGACCCAGCAGTACAGGAGGATTACTGGGAAACTCGTCTGTGTAAATATGATAGTCCGTACCACACATACCAATAGCTTTTACCTTTAAGAGAACCTCATGATCAGCTATCTGGGGTTCGGGATAGTTGTCAACAAGCTCAACGTTCCCCTTACCCCTCTTCGTCTTAATAAGCGCCTTCATACCAACATACCTCCTGTACCTTAGAAAAATTTTACCTCATGGTTGTACCGCCGTTGATATCAATGGTTGAGCCCGTGATATACCTGGATAAGTCAGAAGCCAGGAATACGATAACATCGGCTACGTCTTCCGCTGTCCCTAAACGTCTTAAGGGAATAGCGTTAACATCTACCCCGAAATCTTTCGTCATCTCAGTATCAATAAATCCCGGAGCTACAGCATTCACATTGATGCCGTAAGGTCCAGCATCTTTGGCTAGGGACTTGGTCAGATTTATCATGCCGGCCTTGGAAACGGCATAATTGGCTCCGACGAATTGGCCGCCGGTTTCTCCCGCCTGAGAAGCCAGGTTAATGATCTTGCCGCTCTTTTGTTTTTTCATTACCGTTAACACTTTCTGGGTAAGGAAGAAGGCTGATTTTAAATTAATATTCAGCATCCGGTCCCAATCGGCTTCAGTCAGGTCGGCCACACTAACCCTCTGGCAAATACCGGCATTATTGATTAAAACATCAATCCTGGCAAACTTGTCTAAAGTCAGGTCTACGATTTTGGCCAGGTCTTCACTCTTAGAAACGTCAGCCTGGATAGCTAAGCCTATTCTGCCCATACCTTCGATTTGGGATGCAACTGCTGCTGCCCCTTCATAATTTAAGTCCGCAACAACTACATGAGCTCCTTCCCGGGCACAAGCCAGGGCTGTAGCCGCTCCGATACCACGTGCTCCGCCGGTGACAACAGCTACTTTATCTAATAATAAATTCATAATTTTCACCTCATTTTCTGGGCGGTATATGGATGGCATGCCCCGTGACATCCAGTGCCGCCTCTTTCATTATTTCGGAAATAGTAGGATGGGGATGAATCAGATCAGCCACTTCTTCGATAGTTCCTTCCAGTTTCATGGCTAGCGACATCTCGCTGATCAGATCCGTAGCATTATGCCCGATAAGATGGGCCCCCAGGATTTCTCCCGTCTGGCTGTCACAAATGATCTTGGCAAACCCGGTTGCATCGCCATGGGTTAAAGCCTTGCCGCTGGCCACATAAGGGAATCTGCCGACCTTGTAGTTTATCCCTCTCTTCTTTACCTCATCTTCGGTTAGACCTACACAGGCTACCTCAGGGATGGTATAAATGCAAGAAGGTACAATGCTGTAATCCATAGGCAATTGTTTATCGAGGATATTAAGCACAGCCCTTTCCCCTTCCTGGGAGGCCACATGGGCCAGCTGGATACCGCCAATAACATCACCGATGGCATAAATATTAGGCAGGTTAGTTATTAAATACTTATCTACAGCAATGTTGCGACCATTCAGTTTAACACCTATTCCCTCTAGGTTCAGACCCGTGGTTTCCGCCGCCCTGCCCACAGCCACCAGGATAGCGTCAACCTCTATGACTTTACGCGCATTGTCTTTCTCCAGGGTAAGTGTTTTACCCTGGGCATTGTCGCCAATCTCCAATATTTTCGCGCCCGTAAGGATCTCTATCCCTTTATGTTTGAGGGTCTTAGCCAGGAGCTGAGAAATTTCCTGGTCCACAGCAGGCAAAATGCTGGCCATAGCTTCCACCACTGTAACCCGGGAACCCAAGGCGTGATAGATGGTTGCAAATTCCATGCCAATCACGCCGCCACCGATAATGGCTATGCGCCCGGGGATATAGGTCAATTCTAGCGCCTCGTCGCTGGTCATGATATTTCTTCCCTGAATCCCCGGCAAATTAATAATGGCAGGTTTGGAACCAGTAGCGATAATAAAGTTGTCACAATTATATTCTTTTGTTTCGCCGGCAGCTACTTCGACCATAATAGTATGAACATCCTTGAAGGAAGCTGTTCCTTTTATGACGGTAACTTTATTGGCCTTTAAGAGACCCTCTACCCCCTGTCTTAACTGGGCAGTAACTCTTTCTTTTCTTTTAACCAGAAGAGACCGGTCAAGGGAAAATTTATCAACCAGGACTCCATAATCCTTAGCGTGGGCTACTGTCTCTATTACTTCCACGCTGCGTAAGAGGGCTTTGGTAGGGATACACCCCCGGTTTAGGCAGGTGCCGCCCAACTGGCCCTTCTCCACCAGGAGCACCTTAGCCCCAAGTTGGGCGGCCTTGATGGCTGCCACGTACCCTCCAGGGCCTCCCCCAATGACCCCAATGGTATATTTATCGCTGTTCATACTTAACTCTCCTATAGTAACAAGTAGGGATTTTCCATTAATTGTTTAACGCGCTGCAAGAATTTGGCGGCAGGTGCGCCGTCAATGATGCTGTGATTGTAAGTTAAACTCAGCTTCATGATGGGCCTGATAACGATCTGGTCATCAATAACCACAGGAGTCTTCACAATCTCTCCAACGGCTAAAATGGCACTTTCCGGGGGATTGATGATAGCAGTGAAACTGTCAATACCAAACATGCCCAAGTTGGAGATAGTAAAAGTTCCCCCGGACATTTCCTGGGGCTGGAGTTTACCATCCCTGGCCTTATCAACGAGCATCTTGCATTCTTCGGATATTTCCAGCACTGACTTAGCCGCAACGTCCTTAACCACAGGTACAACCAGGCCACTGTCTACAGCAACAGCCAAACCGATATTCACTTTTTCCAAAAGCCTGATCCCTTCAGGGGTAAGTGTAGCGTTTACCATCTTATGTTCCTTTAAAGCTTTAGCCACAACCTTCATCAAGAGGGCATTCAAAGAGACTTTGTTCTGGAATTTCTCCCTGAGGGCCAGTAATTCCGTCATATCCACTTTCGCCCTGTGGTTGGCCTGGGCCATGGTCTTAAGACTAAGCTCCATTCTCTCGGCAATAATTTTCCTGATTCCCTTCATGGGAATAATGGCGTCGTAAGGACTGTAGTTTTCTGGCAGCCCTTCACCGGCGGGAGTTTCCTCACGCAATGCTCCCAGTACATCCTGTTTCAGGATTTTGCCTTTAGCACCCGTTCCGGTAATACCCTCCAGCTCAATTCCATGAATTTCAGCAACCTTCTTGGCCAGAGGTGTGGCCTTGACCGTTTGTTTAGCCAGGTATTCTTTAATATCCCGCTCCACAATGCGCCCGTTAGGTCCAGTACCCTTGATTGTGGTATAATCAACATCCTTTTCCCTGGCCAGTTTGCGGGCCCGGGGTGAAATGAATATTCTACCCGTCTCACTTTTTTGTACTGCTTCAAGCTTAGCACAAAGGGCAGGTACCGCCTCTTTCTTCACTTCTCCAGCACCACTTACATCCGTTGATTCTACTTCTTCAACTTTTTCTCCAGGCTGGCCGATGTAAGCCACTACCGCATTAACGGGCACCACAGCATCTACTTCAGCCAGAATCTTCAACAGAGTTCCGGCAACAGGACTGTCCACTTCTACCGCAGCTTTATCCGTCATTACTTCGAAGAGAATATCCCCTTTATTAACCTGGTCGCCCTCTTTGAAAAACCACTTCATGATGGTTCCCGTGGTCATGGTCAAGCCCAGTTTGGGCATCACAACTTGATTTGCCATATCCACATCCCCTAACCTAACAACTTTTCTACACAAGTCACAATATCCTGAACTTGTGGCAGGCAGATATCTTCCAGCTTCTTGTTATAGGGAACAGGCACATTCATCCCTGCTACACGCATGACCGGAGCATCCAGGTAATCAAAGGCCTCTTCCATAATCATGGCGGAAATCTCGGCACCCACGCCGCAAACTTTGTTCGCTTCATGGGCTACCACGACTCTGCCTGTTTTCTTCACAGACTCTAAGATAGTTTCTTTATCTAAGGGCACTAAGGTCCTGGGGTCAACGATTTCTACACTGATGCCTTTTTTCGCCAGGATTTCAGCCGCTTCCAAGGCTTTAGGCACCATCATGGCCAGGGCGACGATGGTTACGTCAGTTCCCTGTCGTTTGATATCGGCTTTCCCGAAAGGAATTGTGTATTCTTCCTCGGGAACTTCCCCCTTCATCCAGTACAGGAGCTTGTGTTCCAGGAAGAGAACAGGGTTATCGTCTCTGATGGCCGTCTTTAAAAGCCCTTTTGCATCGTAAGGAGTAGAAGGCATTACTACCTTGAGACCAGGGGTATGCATAAACCAGGCTTCTAAGCTCTGGGAGTGCTGGGCTGCGTTACCCCGCCCGCCGCCTTGCTGTGTTCTGATGACCATAGGTAACTTTGCTTTGCCGCCAAACATATAACGTAATTTCGCAGCCTGGTTAACAATTTGGTCCATGGCCACACAGACAAAATCCACATACATAAGCTCTGCAATAGGTCTCATGCCGGTAACGGCAGC
This window harbors:
- a CDS encoding zinc-dependent alcohol dehydrogenase; the encoded protein is MKALIKTKRGKGNVELVDNYPEPQIADHEVLLKVKAIGMCGTDYHIYTDEFPSNPPVLLGHEFSGVVVKRGSKVQGFSEGTRVVSELSVKACGTCVYCKTGNAHICPQKTSPGHGIDGACADYIKMPYHLLHQVPDTVSDEEAALVEPSAIVVHALLERTRVNVGDFVVIMGPGPVGLLALQMAKIAGAGKIMVVGTTADEEVRLPLAKKLGADYVVNCQKEDPLQLVQELTGGLGVDLVVEGAGAVSAINMGIEMLRKHGKMCVIGIPGEEYIQVKWKTSVFKAIQVIFSYSSSSTSWDLVLKMLEKKVLDVKSLISYKAKLEEWEEIFRKVSEGKVIKAVLEP
- a CDS encoding SDR family NAD(P)-dependent oxidoreductase, whose product is MNLLLDKVAVVTGGARGIGAATALACAREGAHVVVADLNYEGAAAVASQIEGMGRIGLAIQADVSKSEDLAKIVDLTLDKFARIDVLINNAGICQRVSVADLTEADWDRMLNINLKSAFFLTQKVLTVMKKQKSGKIINLASQAGETGGQFVGANYAVSKAGMINLTKSLAKDAGPYGINVNAVAPGFIDTEMTKDFGVDVNAIPLRRLGTAEDVADVIVFLASDLSRYITGSTIDINGGTTMR
- the lpdA gene encoding dihydrolipoyl dehydrogenase gives rise to the protein MNSDKYTIGVIGGGPGGYVAAIKAAQLGAKVLLVEKGQLGGTCLNRGCIPTKALLRSVEVIETVAHAKDYGVLVDKFSLDRSLLVKRKERVTAQLRQGVEGLLKANKVTVIKGTASFKDVHTIMVEVAAGETKEYNCDNFIIATGSKPAIINLPGIQGRNIMTSDEALELTYIPGRIAIIGGGVIGMEFATIYHALGSRVTVVEAMASILPAVDQEISQLLAKTLKHKGIEILTGAKILEIGDNAQGKTLTLEKDNARKVIEVDAILVAVGRAAETTGLNLEGIGVKLNGRNIAVDKYLITNLPNIYAIGDVIGGIQLAHVASQEGERAVLNILDKQLPMDYSIVPSCIYTIPEVACVGLTEDEVKKRGINYKVGRFPYVASGKALTHGDATGFAKIICDSQTGEILGAHLIGHNATDLISEMSLAMKLEGTIEEVADLIHPHPTISEIMKEAALDVTGHAIHIPPRK
- a CDS encoding dihydrolipoamide acetyltransferase family protein, coding for MANQVVMPKLGLTMTTGTIMKWFFKEGDQVNKGDILFEVMTDKAAVEVDSPVAGTLLKILAEVDAVVPVNAVVAYIGQPGEKVEEVESTDVSGAGEVKKEAVPALCAKLEAVQKSETGRIFISPRARKLAREKDVDYTTIKGTGPNGRIVERDIKEYLAKQTVKATPLAKKVAEIHGIELEGITGTGAKGKILKQDVLGALREETPAGEGLPENYSPYDAIIPMKGIRKIIAERMELSLKTMAQANHRAKVDMTELLALREKFQNKVSLNALLMKVVAKALKEHKMVNATLTPEGIRLLEKVNIGLAVAVDSGLVVPVVKDVAAKSVLEISEECKMLVDKARDGKLQPQEMSGGTFTISNLGMFGIDSFTAIINPPESAILAVGEIVKTPVVIDDQIVIRPIMKLSLTYNHSIIDGAPAAKFLQRVKQLMENPYLLL
- a CDS encoding alpha-ketoacid dehydrogenase subunit beta, producing the protein MRSILYVEAVREAIREEMLRDEKVFVMGEDVALHGGIFGATKGLFQEFGGERVRNTPISESAIIGSAIGAAVTGMRPIAELMYVDFVCVAMDQIVNQAAKLRYMFGGKAKLPMVIRTQQGGGRGNAAQHSQSLEAWFMHTPGLKVVMPSTPYDAKGLLKTAIRDDNPVLFLEHKLLYWMKGEVPEEEYTIPFGKADIKRQGTDVTIVALAMMVPKALEAAEILAKKGISVEIVDPRTLVPLDKETILESVKKTGRVVVAHEANKVCGVGAEISAMIMEEAFDYLDAPVMRVAGMNVPVPYNKKLEDICLPQVQDIVTCVEKLLG